In the Oceanibaculum nanhaiense genome, ATCATCCTGCCGCTGGCGCTGCGCAACTGCCTGGCGGCACTGAACGCCAATCTGGTGAATATCGTGAAGGCAACCGGCTTGGCCTCGGCCATCGCCGTGCCGGAATTGCTGTACGTCACCAATCAAATCTGGCCGGAGGAGGGCAACACGGTCGAGATGATGAACGTGCTGCTGGTGATCTTCTTCCTGCTGGTCTCGGTGCTGGTCTATGGCATGCACCGGCTGGAGAAGCGATTGCGGATTCCGGGGCAGGGGGCCTGAGCGCGGCATGGGCACGATTCTGGAAACCCTGATCGTCTGGACGCCGGCGCTGGCCGAAGGCTTCCTGATGAACATCATCATCAGCATCGGTGCGATGAGTATCGGCACCGTGCTGGGCATGCTGGTCGGGCTGGGCCGCAACTCGACGCGGCAATGGCTGCGCCGCTCCTGCTGGGGTGTGACGCAATTCCTGCGCAACACGCCGTCGCTGGTGCTGCTGTTCTATCTCGCCTACATGCTGCCCTATGAGATTCATGTGGCCGGCATGACGATCCCGCTGCCGGGCTGGCTGAAGGCGGTGGTCGGGCTGTCGATGCCGGTGATCGGCTTCATGTCGGACAATGTCTATGGCGCCGTGCGCAACATCCACGCCGATCAATGGGACGCGGCGGCGGCGCTGCCGCTCAGCCGCTACCAGACGATGAGTTCGGTGATCCTGCCGCAGGCGACGCCGATGCTGCTGCCACCCTGGATGAGCTATTTCGCGGTCATCGTCATGGCCTCCTCCACGGCCTCCATGGTGGGGGTGAAGGAGATATTGTCGAGCGCCACCGTGGCGATGGAATCGGTCAGCGATCCGGCGCTGATCATCCCGATGTATTTCTACGTGCTGTGCTGGTTCTTCGTATTCTGCTACCCGTTCTCGCACATCACGCGCTGGCTCGAGAAACGGCAGTGGCGTTAGGGCGCGTTACGGCGTCACGTCGAGGCGGGTGAGGTAGGCCAGCACCCAGCCCAGGGAATGTTCCGCCTCGAAGCGCACGGGCACCCACAGATCGGTCCCCTCGGGCTTGGCGAACCAGACATGCGAGGGGGGCATCGGCTCGCTGCTGGTGCGCCA is a window encoding:
- a CDS encoding amino acid ABC transporter permease encodes the protein MGTILETLIVWTPALAEGFLMNIIISIGAMSIGTVLGMLVGLGRNSTRQWLRRSCWGVTQFLRNTPSLVLLFYLAYMLPYEIHVAGMTIPLPGWLKAVVGLSMPVIGFMSDNVYGAVRNIHADQWDAAAALPLSRYQTMSSVILPQATPMLLPPWMSYFAVIVMASSTASMVGVKEILSSATVAMESVSDPALIIPMYFYVLCWFFVFCYPFSHITRWLEKRQWR